A single region of the Anaerostipes rhamnosivorans genome encodes:
- a CDS encoding V-type ATP synthase subunit E: MTLEEKIQNLQRVSMKEARAEGNALIQGHSDLLSRRFEEHKEKARMQAEIKVEIEKSRTKLKLNKELSEFQLKLRRQLNERQKELKRKLFDQVRGLLSDYMKSTKYTDLLCRKVTEAMKYAGGEGIVIYLNPTDEALKAQVEERTGASLLISREDFVGGIRAVIRSRNVLIDRSFGSALEKEYADFLFLGGEDHV; the protein is encoded by the coding sequence ATGACATTGGAAGAAAAGATTCAAAATCTGCAGAGGGTTTCCATGAAGGAGGCGAGGGCAGAGGGAAATGCCCTGATCCAGGGACATTCTGACCTGCTCTCCCGCAGATTTGAAGAACACAAAGAAAAAGCCAGGATGCAGGCGGAAATCAAAGTAGAGATTGAGAAAAGCCGTACAAAGCTTAAGCTGAACAAGGAACTGTCTGAGTTTCAGCTTAAGCTTCGGAGGCAATTAAATGAACGCCAGAAGGAATTGAAGCGCAAGCTGTTTGACCAGGTTCGGGGGCTCTTGTCTGATTATATGAAAAGTACAAAATACACGGACCTGCTGTGCCGGAAGGTCACGGAGGCCATGAAGTATGCAGGCGGAGAAGGGATCGTCATTTATCTGAATCCTACAGACGAAGCGTTAAAGGCTCAGGTGGAAGAGCGGACGGGAGCTTCTCTTCTGATCAGCAGAGAAGACTTTGTCGGAGGCATCCGGGCCGTGATCCGTTCAAGAAACGTTTTGATCGACCGTTCCTTTGGTTCTGCGCTGGAAAAAGAGTATGCGGATTTTCTATTCCTGGGAGGTGAGGATCATGTCTGA
- a CDS encoding V-type ATP synthase subunit F, producing MKMFLISDNVDTCTGMRLAGVDGIVVHEKEELYQALKRVMTDETIGIVLLTEKFGREFPDMIDEIKLNRKMPLIVEIPDRHGTGRKKNFITSYVNEAIGLKL from the coding sequence ATGAAGATGTTTTTAATCAGTGATAATGTAGACACTTGTACAGGAATGCGTCTGGCCGGCGTGGACGGGATCGTGGTCCACGAAAAAGAAGAACTTTACCAAGCATTAAAAAGGGTCATGACAGATGAGACCATCGGCATTGTTCTGCTTACAGAAAAGTTTGGCAGGGAATTCCCCGATATGATCGATGAGATCAAGCTAAACCGAAAGATGCCCCTGATCGTGGAAATCCCGGACCGCCACGGCACGGGACGCAAGAAAAACTTTATCACATCCTATGTAAATGAAGCCATTGGACTGAAACTCTGA
- a CDS encoding ATP synthase subunit C, whose product MNTLTKLVLVAALLLSVIIPFGYFLLGKRKKSRYKKALGINVFAFFGTLLIAAVIMLYPDRVQAAQAAQNSSAGIGYLAAALSTGLSGIGGGIAVASAASAALGAISEDSSIFGKSLIFAGLAEGICLYGLVIAFMILGKL is encoded by the coding sequence ATGAATACATTGACAAAATTAGTACTGGTTGCGGCTTTACTCTTAAGTGTCATCATACCGTTTGGCTATTTTTTGCTGGGGAAGAGAAAGAAGTCCAGATATAAAAAAGCTCTCGGCATCAATGTTTTCGCTTTTTTCGGCACGCTGCTCATCGCCGCGGTCATCATGCTGTATCCCGACAGGGTTCAGGCAGCACAGGCTGCCCAGAATTCTTCCGCGGGCATCGGCTATCTGGCGGCAGCGCTTTCCACGGGACTTTCCGGTATCGGCGGAGGGATCGCTGTTGCCAGCGCAGCCAGTGCGGCATTGGGCGCTATAAGTGAGGACAGCAGCATATTCGGTAAATCTTTGATCTTTGCAGGGCTGGCTGAAGGCATCTGCCTATATGGGCTGGTCATCGCCTTTATGATCCTGGGAAAGCTGTGA
- a CDS encoding V-type ATP synthase subunit I: MIVKMKFITITGPKHDIDRVTNDYLSKYEIQLENALSELKTVDNLQPFTESNPYKKALEEADRFAGLLTQKKEDYLPELTSDQALRTISQAGKIFNDFKAKKEALELEEKNLTERMKMIEPFRPMQFVLREVFHYKFVKFRFGRVPLEYFEKMLEFIRQNPDVIFVEGVQNNSYGYGVYFTSRSKSEQIDAIFKSLHFERIFIPDEFVGTPEEAFVDLDKKLKILTAEKEKLNGKMAAALNESAGKIYAARELIATLSANFDVRKMAACVEDKHENFYIICGWMSEEDVKNFSEDIKNDRRLFLMVEDEHEDYFGEPPTKLDNPKVLKPFEMFVKMYGLPSHNEIDPTIFIAMTYPLIFGIMFGDLGQGLCLFAGGLLLYLMKKIDLAGIIAAAGACSAFFGWMYGSFFGFENVIQARWLKPQEAMMNVPGIGKMNTVFVAAIVFGMFLILLTMILHIVFSARSGNLGESLFGASGAAGLVFYGSAVLAIFLFATGRRLPGAVILTVMFGIPLLLIALKEPLSALAKKHKPEMQEGRLMFLVQAFFELFETLLSYFSNTLSFVRIGAFAVSHGAMMGVVMMLSGAEAGHINWAVIVFGNLFVCLMEGLIVGIQVLRLEYYEIFSRFYQGGGKEFKPYRHRKKQDITDQRRSSL; encoded by the coding sequence ATGATTGTGAAAATGAAATTTATAACGATTACGGGTCCAAAACACGATATCGACCGGGTCACCAACGACTATCTGTCAAAGTATGAGATCCAGCTGGAGAATGCATTGTCAGAATTAAAAACGGTTGACAACCTGCAGCCATTTACGGAGTCCAATCCTTATAAAAAGGCACTGGAGGAGGCGGACAGGTTTGCCGGGCTTCTGACCCAAAAAAAAGAGGACTATCTTCCGGAGCTGACTTCTGACCAGGCCCTGAGGACCATAAGCCAGGCAGGAAAGATTTTTAATGATTTTAAGGCAAAAAAGGAAGCTCTGGAACTGGAGGAGAAGAACCTGACGGAACGGATGAAGATGATCGAGCCGTTCAGACCCATGCAGTTTGTCCTGCGGGAAGTCTTTCATTACAAGTTTGTTAAGTTCCGGTTTGGACGGGTGCCCTTAGAGTATTTTGAAAAGATGCTGGAATTCATCAGACAGAATCCAGACGTAATTTTTGTTGAGGGAGTACAGAACAACAGCTATGGATATGGGGTGTATTTTACTTCCCGGTCCAAGTCTGAGCAAATTGACGCCATTTTTAAGTCTCTTCACTTTGAACGGATTTTTATTCCAGATGAATTTGTTGGAACCCCGGAGGAAGCCTTCGTCGATCTGGACAAGAAGCTCAAGATTCTCACCGCAGAAAAGGAGAAGCTTAATGGAAAGATGGCTGCGGCTCTAAACGAAAGTGCCGGTAAGATCTATGCCGCCAGAGAGTTGATCGCCACATTGTCTGCTAATTTTGATGTGAGAAAGATGGCGGCCTGTGTGGAGGATAAGCACGAGAACTTCTATATTATATGCGGGTGGATGTCTGAGGAAGATGTAAAAAACTTTTCAGAAGATATCAAAAATGACCGCAGGCTGTTTTTGATGGTGGAGGATGAGCACGAGGACTACTTTGGAGAGCCACCCACAAAGCTTGACAACCCCAAGGTTTTAAAACCCTTTGAGATGTTTGTGAAAATGTACGGTCTGCCGTCCCACAATGAGATTGATCCGACCATCTTTATTGCAATGACATATCCACTGATCTTTGGTATCATGTTCGGTGACCTGGGGCAGGGATTATGCCTATTTGCTGGCGGTCTGCTGCTCTACCTTATGAAAAAGATAGATCTGGCGGGGATCATTGCCGCGGCCGGCGCCTGTTCTGCCTTTTTTGGCTGGATGTACGGCAGTTTCTTTGGATTTGAAAACGTCATACAGGCCAGATGGCTGAAACCTCAGGAAGCCATGATGAATGTTCCCGGCATCGGGAAAATGAATACTGTGTTTGTGGCAGCCATTGTGTTTGGAATGTTTTTGATTCTTCTGACCATGATCCTCCACATCGTGTTTTCAGCACGTTCCGGAAATCTGGGAGAATCTTTGTTCGGGGCCAGCGGAGCTGCAGGGCTGGTATTTTATGGGTCTGCCGTTCTGGCGATCTTTTTGTTTGCCACAGGGCGCAGGCTGCCCGGTGCCGTCATACTGACTGTCATGTTCGGCATCCCGCTGCTGCTCATTGCGTTAAAAGAACCGCTTTCTGCCCTGGCGAAAAAGCACAAGCCGGAGATGCAGGAAGGGCGTCTTATGTTTTTAGTACAGGCATTTTTTGAATTATTCGAGACTCTGCTCAGCTATTTTTCCAACACACTGTCTTTCGTACGGATCGGCGCGTTTGCTGTCAGCCACGGGGCAATGATGGGCGTGGTCATGATGCTCTCAGGAGCCGAGGCAGGACATATCAACTGGGCCGTGATCGTATTCGGCAATCTGTTTGTCTGCCTTATGGAGGGGCTGATCGTAGGCATTCAGGTACTGAGGCTTGAGTATTATGAAATATTCAGCCGTTTTTATCAGGGGGGCGGAAAGGAGTTCAAGCCGTACAGGCATAGAAAAAAACAGGATATCACAGATCAAAGGAGGTCATCATTATGA
- a CDS encoding V0D/AC39 family V-type ATPase subunit, with amino-acid sequence MGSMIKYSAMVTKIRAMSAKLLKEEDFKMLSELGSVPEVVSRLKGFPAYRDILSVLDDTDLHRGKIEKVLIQPLYEDYTKLYRFSGLEQRRFLKLYLKRYEVELINYCFRIIFNHYQKPFDLDYKKQFFDQYSQISIDRLIRAENIRELVEALRDTEYGTPLSKLVEAGASELFDYDLALNLYYFSSVWKEKKKILKKKELEIFTKEAGTQIDLLNLQWIYRSKKYYDMQPADIYALLIPIHFHIPTEDLKKLTEVSGIKEFSAVVFGGYYGKRYRMEEVDSIEYMYRECLHRLYLTERRRDPYSIASLTAYLFYKEEEIQRLITIMERVRYGLPPEPAAGYVKGVIGI; translated from the coding sequence ATGGGAAGCATGATAAAATACAGTGCCATGGTCACGAAGATAAGGGCTATGAGCGCAAAACTGCTGAAGGAAGAAGATTTTAAAATGCTGTCAGAGCTTGGAAGTGTCCCAGAGGTAGTCAGCCGTCTGAAAGGATTTCCTGCCTACCGGGATATCTTGTCAGTTCTGGATGATACGGATCTTCATCGGGGGAAGATTGAAAAGGTGCTGATACAGCCCTTGTATGAGGATTATACCAAGCTTTATAGGTTTTCGGGGCTGGAGCAGAGGAGATTTTTGAAGTTGTATCTGAAACGGTACGAGGTGGAGTTGATCAATTACTGTTTCCGCATTATTTTTAATCATTATCAGAAACCCTTTGACCTGGATTATAAAAAGCAGTTTTTTGACCAATATTCCCAGATTTCCATTGACCGCCTGATCAGGGCAGAGAATATCAGAGAGCTGGTGGAAGCCCTCAGGGATACAGAGTATGGTACGCCTCTGTCAAAACTTGTAGAGGCAGGGGCCTCGGAGTTGTTTGATTATGATCTGGCCCTAAACCTATATTATTTTTCATCAGTATGGAAAGAAAAGAAAAAGATCCTTAAAAAGAAAGAACTTGAGATCTTTACAAAAGAAGCGGGCACACAGATCGATCTGTTAAATCTGCAGTGGATCTACCGCTCCAAAAAATATTACGATATGCAGCCTGCGGATATTTATGCGCTGCTGATTCCGATCCATTTTCATATTCCCACAGAAGATTTAAAGAAACTGACCGAAGTTTCGGGGATCAAGGAGTTCAGCGCAGTGGTGTTTGGCGGGTACTATGGAAAACGGTACCGCATGGAGGAAGTAGACTCCATCGAATACATGTATAGAGAATGCCTTCACCGTCTTTATTTGACAGAGAGAAGGAGGGATCCCTATTCCATCGCAAGCCTCACGGCGTATCTTTTCTATAAAGAGGAAGAGATACAGAGGCTGATCACCATTATGGAACGTGTCCGGTACGGCCTGCCCCCTGAACCTGCGGCGGGTTATGTGAAAGGAGTGATCGGCATATGA
- a CDS encoding HAD family hydrolase — MLAILFDVDDTLYDVSIPFCAACDQVFREKYPVSSMELFLAGRKHDIPVVDRIRKAFLSYGLQLTQAEVMQFHDVYRIEQTKIRLTEESREILDFCRERDIFIGVITNGFSRPQWNKVKQLGLEKWIPKDRIIVSGDEGVRKPDPEIFELAQKRFGLDRKETWFIGDTYATDISGAIKAGWNNIWFNRRRDELPEKGKQPDFMVSDERQLLHILKTECAS; from the coding sequence ATGTTGGCAATCTTGTTCGATGTGGATGACACTCTTTATGATGTGTCAATCCCGTTTTGTGCTGCCTGTGACCAAGTTTTTAGAGAGAAGTATCCCGTATCTTCCATGGAGTTATTCCTGGCCGGAAGAAAGCATGATATCCCGGTGGTGGACCGAATCCGGAAGGCATTCCTGTCTTATGGCCTCCAGCTTACACAGGCAGAAGTGATGCAGTTTCATGATGTCTACCGTATTGAGCAGACAAAGATCAGGCTTACGGAGGAAAGCAGGGAAATACTGGACTTCTGCCGTGAGAGAGACATATTTATAGGAGTGATCACAAACGGATTTTCACGGCCTCAGTGGAACAAAGTGAAACAGCTTGGGCTGGAAAAGTGGATTCCCAAAGATCGGATCATTGTCTCAGGAGACGAGGGGGTACGTAAGCCGGATCCAGAGATTTTTGAACTTGCCCAAAAACGGTTCGGGCTGGACCGGAAAGAGACGTGGTTTATCGGGGATACTTACGCCACAGATATTTCCGGGGCCATAAAAGCCGGATGGAACAATATCTGGTTCAACCGGAGACGAGATGAGCTTCCGGAAAAGGGAAAGCAGCCGGACTTTATGGTTTCGGACGAACGGCAGTTATTGCACATATTAAAAACAGAGTGTGCCAGTTAA
- a CDS encoding ribonuclease H1 domain-containing protein, with translation MANKYYAVKQGRTPGIYRTWKECQAQTSGFACAQFKSFPTMEEAQAFLDSSLGQAMEIDEHTLTAYVDGSYDHSRKEYSYGMVLKEKDGELYFAEKYADPALASMRNVAGEIKGAEKAMRYAADSGYEKLAVYYDYEGIAKWCTGEWKTKKEGTAAYKRFYDGIKDRLQVRFVKVKGHSNDEYNDMADMLAKSALGIGDGSFVPKGDGQWVKQT, from the coding sequence GTGGCAAATAAATATTATGCAGTAAAACAAGGACGGACCCCTGGGATTTACCGTACATGGAAGGAGTGCCAGGCACAGACTTCCGGGTTTGCATGTGCCCAGTTTAAGAGTTTCCCGACGATGGAGGAGGCGCAGGCCTTTCTTGACTCTTCGTTAGGACAGGCCATGGAGATCGATGAGCATACTCTGACCGCTTATGTAGATGGAAGTTATGACCATAGCAGGAAAGAATACTCATACGGTATGGTGCTGAAGGAGAAGGATGGGGAGCTGTATTTTGCGGAGAAGTATGCGGATCCGGCGCTGGCCTCAATGAGGAACGTGGCCGGGGAGATCAAGGGAGCTGAAAAGGCTATGAGATATGCCGCTGACAGCGGTTATGAGAAGCTGGCGGTCTATTACGACTATGAAGGCATTGCAAAGTGGTGCACCGGTGAGTGGAAGACCAAAAAAGAAGGAACAGCCGCCTACAAAAGATTCTATGACGGGATCAAAGACCGGCTTCAAGTGAGGTTCGTCAAGGTCAAAGGACATTCCAATGACGAATACAACGATATGGCAGATATGCTGGCAAAGTCCGCCCTTGGGATCGGCGACGGAAGTTTTGTTCCAAAAGGGGACGGCCAGTGGGTTAAGCAAACATAG
- a CDS encoding helix-turn-helix domain-containing protein, translating into MERRLLGKRINQIRKERGLTSEALSEICDVNAGHIRQIESGIRLPSLPLFVKICRALKTAPNEILKDQFDPEIIESESKLLLKVENLTPKQKRILSDLLDTFNKSMKGESVE; encoded by the coding sequence ATGGAACGCAGATTGTTGGGTAAGAGGATCAACCAGATTCGGAAGGAGAGAGGGCTGACTTCCGAAGCTCTTTCAGAAATTTGTGATGTCAATGCAGGGCACATCAGGCAGATAGAATCAGGGATCAGGCTGCCAAGTCTGCCTTTGTTCGTCAAAATATGCCGGGCGTTGAAAACGGCACCAAACGAAATTTTGAAAGATCAGTTTGATCCGGAAATTATTGAAAGCGAAAGCAAACTTCTCCTGAAGGTGGAGAATCTGACACCGAAACAAAAACGGATTTTATCAGATTTGTTGGACACTTTCAATAAAAGCATGAAGGGAGAATCTGTCGAATAG